A single region of the Prevotella sp. HUN102 genome encodes:
- a CDS encoding HU family DNA-binding protein, translating into MTKADIINEIASSTGIAKKDVSAVVESFMDAIKDSLLDKKENVYLRGFGSFIVKHRAEKTARNISKNTTITIPAHDFPSFKPAKTFIEDMKK; encoded by the coding sequence ATGACAAAGGCAGATATCATCAACGAGATTGCATCTTCGACCGGCATTGCCAAGAAAGACGTGTCGGCGGTTGTAGAATCTTTTATGGACGCTATCAAAGACAGCTTGCTTGACAAGAAGGAAAACGTATATCTCCGTGGTTTCGGTAGTTTTATCGTAAAGCATCGTGCTGAAAAGACTGCTCGTAACATCTCAAAGAATACGACAATCACTATTCCTGCACACGACTTCCCTTCATTCAAGCCAGCAAAGACTTTTATCGAGGATATGAAGAAGTAA
- the coaW gene encoding type II pantothenate kinase, which yields MKTAIGIDVGISTTKIVGIRDGMVVNPLRIKATDPITSLYGAFGKYLYDNKIELNDVDKVMITGVGSAYIDKPVYGLPTEKADEFLADGMGAQFAANLERMIVVSMGTGTSLVECNEGKIKHIGGVGIGGGTLNGLSRLLLSTDDIHQISDLAMKGDISNINLEIGDISAHPLPGLPMNATASLFANAQGNASREDIALGLICLVLQSIGSATILSALNSGIKDFVLIGNLTLLPQCKVLFPMMEQIYDVNFIIPKHSEFCTAIGAALQAKK from the coding sequence ATGAAGACTGCGATAGGAATAGACGTTGGGATTTCGACTACCAAAATTGTTGGAATCCGTGATGGAATGGTAGTGAACCCACTGCGCATCAAGGCTACCGACCCGATAACTTCTCTCTATGGAGCGTTTGGCAAGTATCTGTATGACAACAAGATAGAGCTTAACGATGTAGACAAGGTGATGATTACCGGTGTGGGCTCTGCTTATATCGACAAGCCTGTGTATGGGCTGCCGACCGAGAAAGCCGATGAGTTTCTGGCAGACGGTATGGGTGCCCAGTTTGCAGCGAATCTTGAGCGGATGATTGTGGTTTCGATGGGAACAGGCACTTCGCTGGTGGAATGCAACGAAGGAAAAATCAAACATATTGGTGGAGTGGGTATCGGTGGAGGTACGCTCAATGGCTTGTCAAGACTTTTGCTCAGCACCGACGATATTCATCAAATATCCGATTTGGCAATGAAGGGGGATATATCAAACATCAACTTGGAGATTGGCGATATTTCCGCTCATCCGCTCCCCGGACTTCCAATGAATGCCACAGCATCGCTCTTTGCCAATGCTCAAGGCAATGCAAGCAGGGAGGACATTGCGCTTGGGTTGATTTGTCTGGTGCTTCAGTCCATTGGTTCGGCAACGATTTTGAGTGCGTTGAATAGTGGTATCAAGGATTTCGTGTTGATAGGCAACTTGACGCTATTGCCGCAGTGCAAAGTTCTCTTCCCTATGATGGAACAAATCTATGATGTGAATTTCATTATTCCGAAACATTCAGAGTTCTGTACGGCTATTGGTGCAGCTTTGCAGGCGAAGAAATAA
- a CDS encoding TIGR01212 family radical SAM protein (This family includes YhcC from E. coli K-12, an uncharacterized radical SAM protein.): MEQYYNDFGNWIRKQFPFRVQKISIDAGFTCPNRDGRIGKGGCIFCDNKTFNPSYCESSKSITQQLEDGKAFFAKKYPDMKYLAYFQAYTNTYDSVESLRRMYEEALGVKDVVGIVIGTRPDCVSDELLDYLEELNRQTFLIVEYGIESCNDETLKLINRGHDFACTKRAVEETAKRGIKVGGHIIVGLPGEDPDESLRQASVISSLPLTILKVHQLQIIRGTKLARMYEKEPFHLYSVEEYIDLIARFIQLLRKDLVLERFVSQSPPELLVAPKWGLKNYEFTNLLNNHLRIMMERK, encoded by the coding sequence ATGGAACAATACTATAATGATTTTGGAAATTGGATCAGAAAGCAATTTCCATTCCGTGTTCAGAAGATTTCAATCGATGCAGGTTTCACTTGTCCGAACCGTGACGGAAGGATAGGCAAGGGGGGCTGTATTTTCTGCGACAATAAAACTTTCAATCCTTCTTATTGCGAGTCTTCCAAGAGCATAACCCAACAACTGGAAGACGGAAAAGCCTTCTTTGCAAAGAAATATCCCGATATGAAATATCTGGCATATTTTCAGGCATATACGAATACTTATGACTCGGTGGAATCCTTGCGTCGGATGTACGAAGAAGCTCTTGGCGTGAAAGACGTAGTCGGCATAGTCATCGGCACGCGTCCCGACTGTGTGAGTGATGAACTTTTAGATTATTTGGAAGAGTTGAACAGGCAGACTTTCCTGATAGTGGAGTATGGAATTGAGAGCTGCAATGACGAAACGCTGAAACTCATCAACAGAGGACACGACTTCGCCTGTACCAAACGTGCCGTGGAGGAAACTGCCAAACGTGGCATAAAGGTCGGTGGACATATCATCGTCGGACTGCCGGGCGAAGACCCGGATGAAAGTCTTCGACAGGCATCTGTCATATCTTCATTGCCATTGACGATATTGAAAGTTCATCAACTGCAAATCATTCGCGGCACGAAACTCGCAAGGATGTACGAGAAAGAGCCTTTCCATTTATATAGCGTTGAAGAGTACATCGACCTCATTGCCCGATTCATTCAGTTGTTGAGAAAGGATTTGGTGTTGGAAAGATTTGTCAGTCAGAGTCCTCCCGAACTACTTGTAGCTCCTAAATGGGGCTTGAAAAACTATGAATTTACGAATCTTCTCAACAATCATCTAAGGATAATGATGGAAAGGAAGTAG
- a CDS encoding Rne/Rng family ribonuclease, whose translation MTSEVIIDAQPKEISIALLEDKRLVEYQREPREANFSVGNIYIAKVKKLMPGLNACFVDVGYERDAFLHYLDLGSQFDSFAKYLKQVQSDRKRLYPIQKASHLPDLKKDGSIQNALQVGQEVMVQIVKEPISTKGPRLTGELSFAGRFIVLIPFGDKVNVSSKIKSGEERARLKQLIQSICPKNFGVIVRTVAEGKRVAELDAEMKVLLSRWEEAITKVQKTQNRPQLIFEETGRAVAMLRDLFNPTYENIYVNDEEICTAVQHYVSLIAPEKANIVKKYNGKLPIFDNFDVTKQIKSSFGKTINYGHGCYLIIEHTEAMHVVDVNSGNRAKDKGQEQNALDTNLGAADELARQLRLRDMGGIIVVDFIDMNLAEDRQMLYERMCKAMQKDRARHNILPLSKFGLMQITRQRVRPVMDVDVAEDCPTCFGTGKIRSSILFTDQLERKIDRLINKIGIKKFSLHVHPYVAAYINQGIISLKRKWQMKYGFGISIIPSQKLAFMQYEFYDEKQQFIDMKELNDKS comes from the coding sequence ATGACAAGCGAAGTAATTATTGATGCCCAACCGAAAGAGATTTCGATTGCATTACTCGAAGACAAGCGACTGGTGGAATACCAGCGAGAGCCGAGAGAAGCCAATTTTTCAGTTGGAAACATCTACATTGCAAAGGTCAAGAAACTGATGCCGGGCCTTAACGCCTGTTTCGTAGATGTTGGTTATGAACGCGACGCATTTCTTCACTATCTTGACTTAGGAAGTCAGTTCGACTCCTTTGCGAAATATCTCAAACAGGTACAAAGCGACAGGAAACGTCTCTACCCTATTCAGAAAGCCAGCCACTTGCCAGACTTGAAGAAGGATGGAAGCATCCAGAATGCACTTCAGGTCGGACAAGAGGTAATGGTGCAGATTGTAAAAGAACCCATTTCTACCAAGGGACCGCGCCTTACTGGCGAACTATCGTTCGCAGGCCGATTCATTGTACTCATCCCTTTCGGGGACAAGGTAAACGTTTCCTCCAAGATTAAAAGCGGCGAAGAGCGCGCTCGCCTCAAGCAACTCATTCAGAGCATTTGCCCAAAGAATTTTGGCGTAATCGTTCGGACGGTTGCTGAAGGAAAGAGAGTAGCCGAACTGGATGCTGAGATGAAAGTGCTCTTGAGCAGATGGGAAGAAGCCATCACCAAGGTGCAGAAAACTCAGAATCGCCCACAACTTATTTTTGAAGAGACAGGACGTGCCGTGGCAATGCTCCGCGACCTCTTCAATCCTACCTATGAGAATATCTATGTGAACGACGAGGAGATTTGTACAGCCGTACAGCACTATGTTTCTCTCATTGCCCCTGAAAAGGCGAACATAGTGAAAAAGTACAATGGCAAATTGCCAATCTTCGACAACTTTGATGTTACAAAGCAAATCAAATCCAGCTTTGGTAAGACCATCAACTACGGTCACGGCTGCTACCTCATCATCGAACACACAGAAGCAATGCACGTTGTAGACGTAAACAGCGGAAACCGTGCAAAAGACAAAGGACAAGAACAGAACGCTCTTGACACCAACTTGGGTGCGGCAGACGAATTGGCACGACAGCTAAGACTGCGTGATATGGGTGGCATCATTGTTGTAGACTTCATTGATATGAATCTCGCAGAAGACCGACAGATGCTCTACGAACGTATGTGCAAGGCGATGCAGAAAGACCGTGCTCGGCACAATATCCTGCCGCTCAGCAAATTCGGTCTGATGCAGATTACACGCCAGCGTGTTCGTCCGGTTATGGATGTTGATGTCGCAGAAGACTGCCCGACGTGTTTCGGCACAGGCAAGATTCGTTCCAGCATCCTGTTTACCGATCAGCTTGAGCGCAAGATTGACCGCTTGATAAACAAGATTGGAATCAAGAAGTTCAGTTTGCACGTACATCCTTACGTTGCTGCCTACATCAATCAAGGCATAATCTCCTTGAAGCGCAAGTGGCAGATGAAGTACGGATTCGGCATTAGTATCATTCCTTCTCAGAAACTCGCTTTTATGCAGTACGAATTCTACGATGAAAAGCAGCAGTTCATTGATATGAAGGAACTAAACGACAAATCCTAA
- a CDS encoding MlaD family protein, whose protein sequence is MKKILTPEVKIALVAICGIIILFFGMDFLKGLNLFSTDTRYKMQFDDISGLTTTCPIYANGFKVGIVKDIAYDYNHPEKGISVGVDIDRNMKIPEGTTAEIISDLMGNVQVNLVLGKSTKWLAENGVINGSINNGAMGEVKNMVPSIQKMLPKLDSILANVNSVLADPSVKNSIHNVDKITADLTTSTKQLNILLAQMNSTLPAMSAKAGNLMDNTNSLMANANSGITEARSALKGADGLMANINSKVNALDIATTMAKLNTALDNVNTLTATLNSNKGSMGLLMNDPTLYNNLSNTLANMDSLMVNLKAHPKRYVHFSLFGRKDK, encoded by the coding sequence ATGAAAAAGATTCTAACACCAGAAGTAAAGATAGCACTCGTGGCTATTTGTGGAATAATAATATTGTTTTTCGGTATGGATTTCCTGAAAGGACTCAACCTCTTTTCCACAGACACACGATACAAGATGCAGTTTGACGATATCAGCGGGCTTACCACAACCTGCCCTATCTATGCAAATGGCTTCAAGGTGGGCATTGTGAAGGATATTGCCTACGATTACAACCACCCCGAAAAAGGTATCAGCGTAGGCGTTGATATTGATAGGAATATGAAAATTCCCGAAGGAACCACGGCTGAAATCATCAGCGACCTGATGGGTAACGTACAGGTAAATCTCGTTCTGGGCAAAAGCACCAAATGGCTGGCTGAAAATGGTGTTATCAACGGCAGCATCAACAACGGCGCAATGGGCGAAGTGAAAAATATGGTGCCGTCTATCCAGAAAATGTTACCAAAGCTCGACAGCATTCTTGCCAATGTAAACTCCGTTCTTGCTGACCCTTCTGTCAAGAATTCCATCCACAATGTAGACAAGATTACAGCCGATTTGACTACCTCCACCAAGCAATTAAACATTCTGCTGGCTCAAATGAACAGCACTCTGCCTGCTATGAGCGCAAAAGCCGGTAATCTTATGGACAACACAAACAGCCTGATGGCGAATGCCAATAGTGGCATTACGGAGGCTCGGAGTGCTTTGAAGGGAGCAGACGGGCTGATGGCAAACATCAACAGCAAGGTAAATGCACTGGATATTGCCACAACAATGGCAAAACTCAACACAGCACTGGACAATGTAAACACGCTGACCGCAACATTGAACAGCAACAAAGGTTCTATGGGCTTGCTGATGAACGACCCTACGCTCTACAACAATCTGTCCAACACATTGGCAAATATGGACAGTCTGATGGTAAACCTGAAGGCACATCCGAAGCGTTACGTCCACTTCTCACTCTTTGGCAGAAAAGATAAATAA
- a CDS encoding S9 family peptidase, with protein MKKFFLVCAAIFSLANQALAGEPITIEQVTNNSLVAKTIHGINPLKGTSEYASISGDGKKIEKFSFKTGKQTGVLFDVNTISGVKIEEIDGYEISDDGAFILIQTETERIYRRSYKAQYYLYNVKDKSIKKLSEGGLQQIPTFSPDSRKIAFVRNNNIFITDGQTEKQITTDGKFNEIINGIPDWVYEEEFGFNNALAWGADSKTLSWIRFDESKVKTYSLQMFQGAKPQRKEYEVYPGDYSYKYPKAGEDNAKVSVWSYSLADGKTAKYNLPLDADGYIPRVKPTSIANRIIIYTMNRHQDLLQLYACNPLTSECNLIIKESVAKYVKEEAMEGISILKDHILMPSDRNGRMHLFLYDINGKQIRQIENGNYDVIRVYGYDETSGNTYFQAAMKTPMQREIYVADKNGKVTMLSNKDGWNNAVFSGDYKYFLNNWSDRNNPYVYSIYDNQGKLVREVLNNDKLKAELAKFNMSKREFFKFTTSEGVELNGWIAKPENFDSNKKYPVIFHQYSGPGSQQVVDSWTAGSMGNGGLFDTYLNQHGYIVACVDGRGTGARGADFEKCTYLKLGYLESKDQVEAALWMGKQPYVDASRIGIWGWSFGGFNTLMSMSDGRNAYKAGVSIAPPTNWRYYDSVYTERYMRTPQENADGYAINPINRAEKLHGKLLICHGIADDNVHIQNAYEYSEALVQAGKDFKENLYVNRNHSIFGGKTRQHLLQQVANWFIENL; from the coding sequence ATGAAAAAGTTTTTTTTAGTATGTGCTGCAATATTTTCTTTGGCTAATCAAGCCTTAGCTGGCGAGCCAATAACTATTGAGCAAGTTACGAACAACTCTTTGGTTGCCAAAACCATTCACGGCATCAACCCTCTGAAGGGTACTTCCGAATATGCAAGTATCTCAGGCGATGGCAAGAAGATTGAGAAATTCTCGTTCAAGACCGGTAAACAGACAGGGGTGCTGTTTGATGTCAATACAATCAGTGGCGTGAAGATAGAAGAGATTGACGGTTATGAGATCTCTGATGACGGTGCTTTTATTCTGATTCAAACAGAGACTGAACGGATTTACCGCCGTTCTTATAAAGCGCAATATTATCTCTACAACGTAAAGGACAAAAGCATCAAGAAATTATCAGAAGGCGGTTTGCAGCAGATTCCTACTTTCTCTCCTGACAGCAGAAAGATAGCTTTCGTGAGAAACAACAACATCTTCATCACGGACGGACAGACGGAAAAGCAGATTACGACCGACGGCAAGTTCAATGAAATCATCAACGGTATTCCTGACTGGGTGTATGAAGAGGAATTTGGATTCAACAATGCCTTGGCGTGGGGTGCAGACAGCAAGACATTGAGTTGGATTCGCTTTGATGAATCAAAGGTTAAGACTTATTCCCTTCAGATGTTCCAAGGTGCTAAACCACAGAGAAAGGAATACGAAGTCTATCCGGGCGATTATTCCTATAAATATCCTAAAGCAGGCGAAGATAATGCAAAAGTGAGTGTCTGGTCGTATTCGCTTGCTGACGGCAAGACTGCAAAATACAACCTGCCTTTGGATGCTGACGGATATATCCCGAGGGTGAAACCGACGAGCATTGCCAACAGAATCATCATCTACACGATGAACCGCCATCAGGATCTTCTCCAGCTTTACGCTTGCAATCCTCTGACCAGTGAATGCAATTTGATTATCAAGGAAAGCGTTGCAAAGTACGTGAAGGAAGAGGCTATGGAAGGAATCAGCATTCTGAAAGATCATATTCTTATGCCTTCCGACCGTAACGGACGGATGCACCTTTTCCTTTACGATATCAACGGTAAGCAGATACGTCAGATTGAGAATGGAAATTACGACGTGATAAGAGTGTACGGCTATGACGAAACATCGGGAAACACTTATTTCCAAGCTGCTATGAAGACTCCGATGCAGCGCGAAATATACGTTGCCGACAAGAACGGAAAGGTTACGATGCTTTCCAACAAGGATGGATGGAACAATGCCGTGTTCTCGGGCGATTACAAATATTTCCTGAACAACTGGAGCGACAGAAACAATCCTTATGTCTATTCCATCTACGACAATCAGGGCAAACTGGTAAGAGAAGTGCTCAACAACGACAAGCTAAAGGCCGAACTGGCAAAATTCAATATGTCGAAGCGCGAGTTCTTCAAGTTCACCACTTCCGAAGGCGTTGAACTGAACGGTTGGATAGCAAAACCAGAGAACTTTGACTCTAATAAGAAGTATCCTGTTATATTCCATCAGTACAGCGGCCCCGGAAGTCAGCAGGTCGTAGACAGTTGGACGGCAGGCTCTATGGGAAACGGTGGCTTGTTCGACACATATCTCAATCAGCACGGCTATATCGTGGCCTGCGTAGATGGCAGAGGAACGGGCGCACGTGGTGCTGATTTTGAGAAGTGTACTTATTTGAAACTTGGATATTTAGAGTCTAAAGATCAGGTGGAAGCAGCTCTGTGGATGGGCAAACAGCCTTATGTGGACGCAAGCCGCATCGGCATTTGGGGCTGGAGTTTCGGTGGTTTCAACACGCTGATGAGTATGAGCGACGGAAGGAACGCCTACAAGGCGGGAGTATCCATTGCACCTCCAACCAACTGGCGTTACTATGATTCCGTCTATACCGAGCGATATATGCGCACCCCGCAAGAGAATGCAGATGGATATGCCATCAATCCTATAAACAGAGCCGAAAAGCTGCACGGCAAACTCCTTATCTGCCACGGTATAGCTGACGACAATGTGCATATTCAGAATGCCTACGAATATTCTGAAGCATTGGTTCAGGCAGGAAAAGATTTCAAGGAGAACTTATATGTAAACAGAAATCACAGCATCTTCGGAGGAAAAACCCGTCAGCACTTGCTCCAGCAGGTTGCCAACTGGTTCATTGAAAACCTCTAA